A stretch of DNA from Montipora capricornis isolate CH-2021 chromosome 1, ASM3666992v2, whole genome shotgun sequence:
gcgctatgcgtgacgtcattgcgctcaCTTGCTTGAAcgcgggaaacttgaaaaatggttcagtgcTCTATTGTGGGCTGTTCTAGTAGAACTCTCATCGTTTCcctctttaaaatgaagtccttctcgaagaatggatcatccgaatttagaagaaaaaactagccAAATATCCAGCCCTGTCACATCTGTTCGGATCATTTCGAACCCTCCTGTTTTGAAGGTGTCTTGGCCACAGCGGTCGATGCGACAATTGCATGTAATTGATGAAATGATGAATAACTTTGCGACTCCATCGATTCCATTTATGCCCAGTGAGTAagttatgttttctttagtcgggagatttcagtggcaaaccatgcgccggagaagtgaaccgaaaggttgtttttgcaagcaactgGGACACGTTATTTCGTGATTGGCATTCGCACTTCAAGCTGGGTTTTATAAACTCCACAACGATCACAAAGATGTTtaattgaagtttgaaaattcgcaaaactacgaacagagcttatgtgtttacatacatgttgttCATTATTCGCAGCACTCAGACCCGCGATGGCAGTTTATAGCacttttctttgtaaacacggtcgaaaagctagaatgctgcgttacacaacgaatagtttctcaaattgaatcgaaatgacagacaaaacaaagcagccaacagaatctcttagtaatcaagttgtttttattgccttttgaataCAATCAATTCACCTGAGATTTGTTCATAGCTCCTCTATCTCGCGGCAGCAGAtgcattccttttcttgctgtCCCGGCCTCCCGGTTaaagcaaaaatcacagctGCACCAAGTCGTATTTCCCCATCTTGAGCCTTCCCTTTCGGTTGCTTCCTCTTCCTCCGATCCTGAACTTTCTCGCATTGGATCGAAAGAATATGGTTCAAGTTCTGCCATAAACTTACGTGTATTAACGACGAAGAAAGCGGAGTACTATGTTGAGACTTAACGATAACAGAAGATTTCAGTGAAAATCAGCTGCTTGCTtgtgcgcaatgacgtcacaacatggcggctgacattccttttttggaagtaaccggaaggaaaagcaaacaaaatggcgggcgttcaaattgaaaaaacaaccaaagattttgggcaaattcaaggcctttcaagatgaaaaaggatttttcctgtttgtttaggtaaaggacgttatatttcgataataataagacacaaaaaaatttgatcttctagccttcagttctcctttaatgaccccccaacttgaaaaaattgtctggaacggttcacgtaccacaggcaacccagtgtaccgtcacggagggtctagttattattattatcaaagcATGATACTGAAACTGTTACCTATTTTAATCCAGTTTCTGGGAGAAATGCCGCTATGAGCACACTCAGTAAACAACGCATCAGGATGGTCCTTGTGCTTGTTGCTGAGGTGACGCATGAATGACCTCCACTTGGCCAGTATAAGATTCTCAAATCCTTTGTTGTTGTGACACACCTTTACAAGTGGTTCCTCACACCTCTCATCCAGTCTTTTATGGTTTCACAACCCTTTTCCTGGCTGACTTTCAGCAACTTCTTGTTGATTGATCTGGCCACATGCCAAAGGTCAAAAAAATGAGAAGTTTGGGGCTGAGACTGCCTGATCCACTTTGCAGTTCCCCGGTGTCGATCAGAGACAAAAGTGGCAACAGTCAATCCCGTGCGCTGTAAGGAATTGAAGCACCGTTTTGCCCCTTCTAATTCCATGGCAACACTGCTTCCAGTTTCACTTGCCTAAATTAATGGAGGCCAAGAACGAAAAGATTACATGTATAAATAAAAGGGAATTACTGGTAAAAAACATCCATACGGCCTAAAACAATTTCTGACACAGAGAATTGAaaagataattaattttttaactgtTAGAAGGCAGCTGTCTTTTAAAAAGCCAGGCAGTGTTGTTGTTTGTTAGAAAAAAGTGCAAAGCCCAATTCGCTTAGACAGCTGGAGTCTCAacttgctgttttctttttacttttcatTCTCTGTTCCTTGTGCAACAGGTCATTTATCAGTCACCATTAGCTCCTGGTAAATAATGCGACTATGAGGAAgacttttcatacagacaaaTGACTTGTCATTCAgttggaaattaaatacaaCTAATTTTCATATCAAGTGTGACTCTCGACCTTGACCTTGTGATAAAACAGAGGTCAAGCACAACTCGTAAAAAGCCTAGTCTGTGAAATGTTTTCCAACCTTCTCTGGTTCTGCCTACTTCACACCCATCTCCCCCACACCCAAACTCACCTGAACCAAAGTTACATTGATACCATGTGACATGTCAAGATAATGTTAATTCTACTTCGTCATTGGTCTAAGTCGCTCGAAGTCATGTGAGATAGAGCGCGCGAAACTAGAGCATTCAGTTCGAGCGTTGCTTTAAGAGCGTTCAGTTGGGGAATATTTTATTCTCCAACAGCAGGTTAAATTTATGGCGGAAAACACTTCAGACGACGACTTTCTCAGAGAAGAAGATATTTCCGTTGAGGACAACTTGGAAGGGATGGCGACAggaagcaagagttcgacggtGTCGAGTGACAATGCAGAGCTAAAGGCTCTGCTCACTTCAATGAACGAAACGATGAAAGCCATGAGCGAATCGCTCCGCGGCTCAGGGGACAAGCCGACCCCCAAACCGGCAGAATCTGCCAAACGAGGTCGAAAGACCAATAAGGGTTCTCATGAATCGCTCAGCGATTCCGCAGAGTCGGATGCTGAACAGCTTTTGGAACCAAACAAGCGCcaaaaaatccaagatggcgacgaAGAAGAAGATACCTTGCTCGACGAGATCGTACAGTCAATGACTGAAACTGAGAAGACTGATGCGAAAATCTCGGAGAAACTCGCGAAAATCTCGGAGAAACTCGCGAAAATCGTCGAGAACCGTTGGCTTAATAAACTCAGCGACGGACAATTTAAGGAGAAAACAGAGAAGTATCTCCGACCAGCCAACTGTGATAATTTCATCACTCCCAAAGTCAACCCCGAAATATGGGAACGACTTGATCGCCAAACACGTGGGCGAGACCTTGAGCTATCGACACTTCAGTCAACTACCACTAAAGTGGGATACATTTGCACAAAAGCTACCGACCTTTTGTTGCAAGCCCGAAGGGAAAACAAGTCTCCCGACATTGAGCAGTTGATAAGAATGCATACCGACGCTCTGGGGCTTTTAGGCCATATCTCGTTCGAGATATCACAGCGCCGACGAGACGCCATTAGACCTCATCTAAACAAAGAGTACGCTACACTGTGCGCGTCGCATGTCCCCATCACGAAGATGCTGTTCGGGGACGAGCTACAAACACAGCTCAATCATATCCGAGCTTCGAATAAAATTAGCAATACCACCAGTACTCAAGGTGGGAATAAGGGGTATTCAAAGCAGCGAGGTTCCAGCTACCGAGGTTCGCACTCCACAAGTACTGGCAGGCATTTTTTAGAGAGAACCTCTCAGACGAGCCAGCAGAACAACCGCGGCCGGAACAACCGGAATTAAcccccaaaagaaaaaagatcacAACGATCAGAAGTAACGACTACTGGTATTATCAGCCAACTTGATTCTCCTCAGGTAAGGGacaattttgcatcatttttgCCCATACTACTAGAATACTTCAGGGAAAAGATGCTTTTCTTTAAGGCTGGCAAATTAGCAGCCCATTTTTCACAATGGCAGTCTTTAACCTCAGACCCTGAAATTCTCGAGACTGTATCAGGTTGCAAAATTGAATTTCATACAATTCCAAGCCTTAATAAGGTTATGGTCCACGCAGTGCTCTCTGAGACTCAAACAGAATCTGTTGACACAGAAGTCTCTAATCTGTTGCGTAAACAAGCAATTCAAGCCTGTGACCATGAGGCAGGGGAATACATCTCCCCCATCTTCACCCGGCCTAAGAAAGATGGATCACACAGAATGATATTGAACCTAAAGGCCCGGCCAAACGATAAATGTTGGAAGATCCAACATGTTGGTTGCATGTTGGACAGTCTAACATGTTGAAAGTTAGGGGGTGGCCAAACGATACCAAACATCTATTCAACATGTTTGATCAAACTGATGAGACGCATGGGTTGTGGTTAAGGATATCTCCCAGCGTACACCACGTTGTAACATCCACGGATGTTTGCAACATGGCGGAGAGTAAAGAGAAATTTAAGCGTTGTTTATCAGTGTTATTAGTGCTTGACGAGCTTGAAGAAACCGAGGATAGAGCAAGTAAACGAGGTAAAACAAGAGAATGGATCCGAAGACGACAAGAGAGTGGTTATTTTACCAATATTGTTCGAGAACTAGCAGCCGAAGACACGCCACGGATATATCGAGTTCCTCTTCGATCGAAGAATATGCTCTTTCTCTCTTGTCTTTCAGTTGGTAGTCGGACCAAAAAACATCCCATAAGCATCTATTCCCTTCCAATAGGTCGATCAAGCGGTCAGTTTCCTCGTCGCTCCAACgtcttgctttttgttttggtgttttcttgCTAGAAGTTTGATCGATATTCTGCGCTGCTTCCTCGCTCGCTGACATTTTCAAACTACACCGACGCAAGCAAAGTGTCTATGGTAACGACTAAATTTGCAGTCACAATGCGCGTGCGCGCATGCAACATGTTGTTGAGACTGGCCAAACGAACAAAATTACACGCATCCAacatgagaacaaaagaaatgtttgataCTGCATCAAACATGTTCCAACATCATCGAACATGTTGAGTGGTCATCAAACACGGTGGCCAAACGATAAAATGTTGGTTAACCCAACATGTTGGATCGTCCAACATTTATCGTTTGGCCGGGCCTTAAAGTCCCTAAACAAACATATTACTCATCATCATTTCAAGATGGATATAGTGTTAACTGCTGTTCGACTAATGAAACCTGGGTGCTTTATGGCGTCAATTGACTTAAAAGATGCCTATTATTCAGTATCAATACATTCTGATTTCCAAAAGTACCTGAAATTCAGCTGGAGAGGCCAGTTGtacaagtttgtttgtttcccaAATGGACTAGCCCCTTGCCCTAGAcaattcacaaaattgttaAAGCCAGTTTTCTCCAGCCTCAGAAAACTTGGGCACATCTCTGTTGTATATATAGATGACACCTGGCTTACATCCGAAGACTATAACTCTTGTGTTAATAACATTGCAGAGACCATTACCTTATTGGATAGGCTAGGATTTGTAATACACCCTGAAAAGTCTATCTTGATTCCTACCCAAGAAATTACTTTCTTGGGATTTATCTTTAACTCAGCCAATATGACACTCAAATTGACTCCTGAAAGGGCcctgaaattaaaaactgcCTGCCTGGAAAATTTGCAGGCGGCCACACCCCATATTAGGGATGTGGCCAGGCTATTAGGGCTTATGACCTCCAGCTTTCCTGGAGTCATGTATGGAGCCCTTCATTATAGGGCACTTGAGATGGGGAAGACTTGTgccttgaaacaaaataaaggaaattttgacAGGCCCATGACTTTGTCTAGTGAAGCAAAATCAGACATTCAGTGGTGGATTGACTCTATTTCAGAGGCATACAATCCTGTAAACCATGGAGACCCTGACATCATCATGACCACTGACGCCTCCTTGTTAGGATGGGGTGCATGTCTTGATGGCATGACAACAGGGGGGAGGTGGAACCCAGATGAGGCCACCCATGATATCAACTACTTGGAGATGCTTGCTGTCCTTTTTGCTCTACAGTCCTTTTCTGACAAGGTGTCAGCAAAACACATTAAACTTATGGTTGATAATACCACTGCTGTGGCCACCATAAAACAAATGGGCACTTGTCACTCCAACCTAAACAATAAATTGGTACAACAAATATGGGAATGGTGTATCTTACAGTACATGGGGTCTGGCTAACTGTAGCCCATTTACCGGGCAAATCTAACACAGAAGCAGATAGGGAATCAAGGTTAACTAGGAAGGAAACAGAGTGGTGCCTTGACAGATCTATTTACCGTGCTGTCATACAAAAGCTGGATGTAACACCAGATATCGATCTGTTTGCTTCCAGACTGAACCACCAACTTAAACCCTACATTGCCTACAGACCTGACCCCGGGGCTTTAGCAGTCAATGCTTTTCATATCTCTTGGAAAGAATACACTTTCTATGCATTTCCACCATTTTGCATTATACAAAGAGtcctgcaaaaaataaatattgatcaaGCAACAGGGATAATCATAGTTCCCAATTGGCCAACCCAAACCTGGTGGCCATATCTCATGTCCACGCTAATTAACTACCCAATAATTCTTCCTAGGAAGACCAGGACACTCTTTCTACCAGCACAGCCTCAGGAAATACATCCACTTCACACGAAGCTAGAACTTCTTGCTTGCCACTTGTCGGGGACCTCTTGTCTGACCAAGGAATTTCAAAGGAAGCTTCAGAACTTATCCTCAAATCCTGGAGGACAGGGACACCGAAGCAATATAGAACTTACCTTGAAAGATGGAAAGTGTTCTGTACTTCAAGGGAAGTTAATCCCCTTTGTGGTACTGTAACAaatggaattgattttttggtcacacaaTATAAACGTGGATTGACATACAGTTCCTTAAACACAGCAAGGTGCGCTCTTTCTACTGTAATACTGCTGCCTAACGGAATCACATTTGGAAATCACCCCTTGGTGACAAGGCTGATGAAGGGGGTGTTCGAATCAAGACCAACTTTGCCGAGATATAACAGCATTTGGAATGTCTCCACAGTTCTTGACTTCATAAAAACTCTGGGGCCCAATGAGGAACTCATCCTCAAAAATGTTACATTAAAATGTGTTACTCTTGTTGCCTTGTTGTCTGGACAGAGGTGCCAAACAATCCATGCCCTCAGAATCAGTGGTATGAAGGAGACCAATGGACAGATTCGTTTTGACATTTTTACGTTGCTGAAAACTTCAAAACCTGGGAAACACCAGGAACCCTTGACATTCAAACCCTATACATATGATAGTCAGTTATGTGTTGTTAAATGCCTCCAACAGTATATCAAACAAACATCAGAACTTCGGAATGGGGCTGACCAGCTATGGCTTAGTTACCAAAAACCCCATAACCCAGCTACCATAGATACAGTCAGCAGATGGATAAAGGAATTTCTTAAAAAATCTGGCATAGACATATCATCCTATGGGGCTCATAGTACTCGTGCTGCTTCCTCTTCAGCTGCAAGCTCCTCACCAACCATTTACCTCCAGACTATCATGAATGCTGCTGGATGGGCCCTGGCAAGCACTTTtcgcaaattttatgataaaccAGCTGACTCAGAGAGTCCAAACTTTGGAGAGCAACTTTTATTGCATTGTAATGAAAAGCAATAAACTAACGTTTCTAGTTGTTTGAATCATTTGGCTGTTCATTGCCACACTGCTTTAAAGTCTCATGTGACTTCGAGCGACTTAGACAATGACGAAGTAGAATtagaaattaaacgaggcttacctgtaaggtgaagtttgattggaattctatgagtcattggtcaggagcGAAGGAGTCACGTGCCTGCCCTGCATAAACTATGTTGATCTGTCATTCTTCAACCCACCCTATTTATTAGGATTGGGGTGTGGCAATTCACCAGctgtttttaaaactgaatgCTCTAGTTTCGCGcgctctatctcacgtgactccttCACTCCTGACtaatgactcatagaattccaatcaa
This window harbors:
- the LOC138048566 gene encoding uncharacterized protein gives rise to the protein MAENTSDDDFLREEDISVEDNLEGMATGSKSSTVSSDNAELKALLTSMNETMKAMSESLRGSGDKPTPKPAESAKRGRKTNKGSHESLSDSAESDAEQLLEPNKRQKIQDGDEEEDTLLDEIVQSMTETEKTDAKISEKLAKISEKLAKIVENRWLNKLSDGQFKEKTEKYLRPANCDNFITPKVNPEIWERLDRQTRGRDLELSTLQSTTTKVGYICTKATDLLLQARRENKSPDIEQLIRMHTDALGLLGHISFEISQRRRDAIRPHLNKEYATLCASHVPITKMLFGDELQTQLNHIRASNKISNTTSTQGGNKGYSKQRGSSYRGSHSTSTGRHFLERTSQTSQQNNRGRNNRN
- the LOC138016511 gene encoding uncharacterized protein produces the protein MAESKEKFKRCLSVLLVLDELEETEDRASKRETITLLDRLGFVIHPEKSILIPTQEITFLGFIFNSANMTLKLTPERALKLKTACLENLQAATPHIRDVARLLGLMTSSFPGVMYGALHYRALEMGKTCALKQNKGNFDRPMTLSSEAKSDIQWWIDSISEAYNPVNHGDPDIIMTTDASLLGWGACLDGMTTGGRWNPDEATHDINYLEMLAVLFALQSFSDKVSAKHIKLMVDNTTAVATIKQMGTCHSNLNNKLEDQDTLSTSTASGNTSTSHEARTSCLPLVGDLLSDQGISKEASELILKSWRTGTPKQYRTYLERWKVFCTSREVNPLCGTVTNGIDFLVTQYKRGLTYSSLNTARCALSTVILLPNGITFGNHPLVTRLMKGVFESRPTLPRYNSIWNVSTVLDFIKTLGPNEELILKNVTLKCVTLVALLSGQRCQTIHALRISGMKETNGQIRFDIFTLLKTSKPGKHQEPLTFKPYTYDSQLCVVKCLQQYIKQTSELRNGADQLWLSYQKPHNPATIDTVSRWIKEFLKKSGIDISSYGAHSTRAASSSAASSSPTIYLQTIMNAAGWALASTFRKFYDKPADSESPNFGEQLLLHCNEKQ